Proteins encoded together in one Ferroglobus placidus DSM 10642 window:
- a CDS encoding methionine adenosyltransferase, which produces MRNIVVEELVHTPIEEQKIEIVERKGIGHPDSLADGIAEAMSRALCKEYIKKVGAVLHHNTDETQIVAGKAKPSFGGGELIQPIYILLVGRATKYFDGIDIPADRIALKAAKNYVREAMRYLDPETDIIFDVRLGEGSTDLRDVFERQKGKIPLANDTSFGIGYAPLSETENLVYNVERRIYEEFRKKEKAMGEDVKVMALREKDTIKLTVAAATVDRHLSNIQEYLAVKEELSNFIKDIANEYTERKVEIFVNTADDVDRGVVYLTVTGTSAESGDDGSVGRGNRCNGLITPGRPMSMEATSGKNPINHVGKIYNILANLIAKDCYEAVEGIKEVHVRILSQIGKPIDQPKVCSIQVIPERGYSVEKMESKIKTVAEEWLAEITKVTEMVINGEIRTF; this is translated from the coding sequence ATGAGGAACATCGTTGTAGAAGAGCTCGTTCACACTCCTATCGAAGAGCAGAAGATAGAAATAGTCGAGAGGAAAGGCATAGGTCATCCAGATAGCCTCGCCGACGGAATAGCCGAAGCTATGAGCAGGGCGCTTTGCAAGGAGTACATAAAGAAAGTCGGAGCCGTTCTTCATCACAACACCGACGAAACGCAGATCGTAGCCGGGAAAGCTAAGCCGAGCTTTGGAGGTGGGGAGCTTATACAGCCGATATATATACTCCTCGTCGGAAGAGCCACTAAGTACTTCGACGGAATAGACATACCGGCTGACAGAATAGCTCTGAAAGCTGCTAAAAATTACGTTAGAGAAGCTATGCGCTACCTCGATCCGGAAACGGACATAATCTTCGACGTTCGCTTGGGTGAAGGTTCTACAGATTTGAGAGACGTTTTCGAGAGGCAGAAGGGAAAGATTCCTCTTGCAAACGACACGAGTTTTGGAATCGGCTACGCTCCTCTTTCTGAAACTGAAAACTTGGTTTACAACGTAGAGAGAAGAATTTACGAGGAGTTCAGGAAGAAGGAAAAGGCTATGGGAGAAGATGTTAAGGTTATGGCTTTGAGGGAAAAGGATACTATAAAGCTCACGGTAGCTGCGGCAACTGTTGACAGGCACCTTTCTAACATTCAGGAATATCTGGCTGTTAAGGAGGAGCTTTCGAACTTCATAAAAGACATCGCAAATGAGTACACGGAAAGGAAGGTGGAGATTTTCGTCAACACGGCTGATGACGTTGACAGAGGAGTCGTATACTTGACGGTCACAGGCACTTCAGCAGAAAGCGGTGATGACGGAAGCGTTGGCAGAGGTAACAGATGCAACGGACTTATAACCCCGGGAAGACCGATGTCGATGGAAGCGACGAGCGGCAAAAACCCGATAAACCACGTCGGCAAGATCTACAACATCCTCGCGAACTTAATAGCGAAGGACTGCTACGAGGCTGTGGAGGGAATAAAGGAGGTTCACGTGAGGATTCTTTCGCAAATAGGAAAGCCGATAGACCAGCCCAAGGTTTGCAGCATTCAGGTTATTCCGGAGAGGGGCTACAGCGTTGAGAAGATGGAAAGCAAAATTAAAACCGTAGCTGAGGAGTGGCTGGCAGAGATAACCAAAGTGACGGAAATGGTAATCAACGGTGAGATAAGAACTTTCTGA
- a CDS encoding nucleotidyltransferase domain-containing protein encodes MIKTLGLKDVDNVIKKIRKKLKNKAEVYIFGSIVESCAIPFESDFDLLVISKEDVDVFSILKEEIDEILNLGLSPHIIVAKKFPSHFKKEKMVRIV; translated from the coding sequence ATGATAAAAACCCTCGGGTTGAAGGACGTGGATAACGTAATTAAAAAAATACGGAAAAAGTTGAAAAATAAAGCTGAAGTATACATCTTTGGTTCTATAGTGGAAAGCTGCGCAATTCCCTTCGAATCGGATTTTGACCTTCTTGTGATTTCAAAAGAAGATGTCGATGTCTTCTCAATTTTGAAGGAAGAGATCGACGAAATTTTGAACCTCGGTTTGTCTCCTCATATAATTGTCGCGAAGAAGTTTCCATCGCACTTTAAAAAAGAAAAGATGGTGAGAATCGTTTGA
- a CDS encoding HEPN domain-containing protein, with product MKKEEVEKFIEKAKGFEEMAKFNFEKGRYDLAMFCVEQAAQLYIKAKFLELIGEFPRTHDLIKLLGNLSEEYNKSGTARL from the coding sequence GTGAAAAAAGAGGAAGTTGAGAAATTTATCGAGAAAGCGAAGGGGTTTGAAGAAATGGCGAAGTTTAACTTCGAAAAAGGGCGTTACGATCTTGCAATGTTCTGCGTTGAGCAGGCGGCACAGCTTTATATCAAAGCGAAATTTCTTGAGTTGATCGGAGAATTTCCGAGAACCCATGATTTGATAAAGCTCCTCGGCAATCTCTCAGAAGAGTACAATAAAAGTGGAACTGCTCGGTTATGA
- a CDS encoding HEPN domain-containing protein, whose protein sequence is MEEFELHLQRAKKSFEAFKILKDKGLYEDAISRGYYAILHLCYALLIKNGLDLPKTHSGLVAKLWQNREMLGINEEIVKSISRIQSLRENGDYGVISALKEEDLALVEEIYKKLLGAVER, encoded by the coding sequence ATGGAAGAATTCGAACTTCATTTACAGAGAGCGAAGAAGTCTTTTGAAGCTTTTAAAATTCTGAAAGATAAAGGTTTGTATGAAGATGCGATTTCCAGAGGTTATTATGCGATACTTCATCTGTGTTACGCTCTTCTGATAAAAAATGGCTTGGATCTACCGAAAACACACTCTGGTTTAGTAGCGAAACTCTGGCAAAATAGGGAAATGCTTGGGATAAATGAAGAAATCGTTAAAAGCATATCTCGAATACAGAGCCTGAGGGAAAACGGCGATTATGGTGTGATCTCAGCTTTGAAAGAAGAGGATTTAGCTCTTGTTGAAGAGATATATAAAAAACTCCTCGGAGCTGTCGAAAGATGA
- a CDS encoding nucleotidyltransferase domain-containing protein, whose amino-acid sequence MRRRDYIENLDLYLKRIKEIAEKHLGAVEVYLFGSYVEGKSLPSSDVDVLVYSKKVPVEKRSAVISEVYREFGYQHPFEIHIVDEKGFEWYKRFCKKMKKI is encoded by the coding sequence ATGAGGCGTAGAGATTACATCGAAAATCTCGATTTATATCTTAAAAGAATTAAAGAAATAGCCGAAAAACATCTCGGTGCTGTGGAAGTCTACCTGTTTGGCTCTTATGTCGAAGGAAAGAGCTTGCCGTCATCGGATGTTGACGTCCTCGTTTATTCGAAGAAAGTTCCCGTTGAGAAGAGATCTGCCGTAATATCGGAGGTTTACAGGGAATTCGGCTATCAGCACCCTTTCGAGATACACATCGTCGATGAAAAGGGCTTTGAGTGGTACAAGAGGTTCTGCAAGAAAATGAAGAAGATTTGA
- a CDS encoding UPF0175 family protein translates to MSIISVRPTPDLERKIKKLMEFEKTDKSSIVRKALERGLNEELKRLALSLYIERKVSLAKAAEIAEVSIRDMIKLIREKGVSLNITIEDLRKDFEEAMK, encoded by the coding sequence ATGAGTATAATCTCCGTTAGACCTACTCCAGACTTAGAGAGGAAGATTAAGAAACTCATGGAGTTTGAGAAAACTGATAAATCGTCAATAGTTAGGAAAGCTCTGGAGAGAGGACTTAACGAGGAACTGAAGAGGTTAGCCCTAAGTCTATACATTGAGAGGAAAGTATCCCTGGCGAAAGCGGCTGAAATTGCAGAAGTGTCAATAAGAGACATGATAAAACTGATCAGAGAGAAGGGAGTTTCACTTAACATAACTATCGAAGACCTAAGAAAGGATTTTGAGGAGGCTATGAAATGA
- a CDS encoding nucleotidyltransferase domain-containing protein, with product MKFMDVVREIAKEERKYFENYIYYAKLIKEKAKELLGEAEVYVFGSVVEGKHTPASDIDVLVVSKNMPKKQSERGRIRAEILKSIDVFAPFEIHLANEKEFEWYRRFVKNFVKV from the coding sequence ATGAAGTTCATGGACGTCGTGAGGGAGATAGCGAAGGAGGAGAGGAAGTACTTCGAAAACTATATTTATTACGCGAAGCTGATAAAGGAGAAAGCTAAAGAGCTTCTCGGGGAAGCTGAAGTATACGTCTTCGGATCCGTTGTAGAGGGTAAACACACTCCGGCCAGCGACATCGACGTTCTTGTGGTTTCCAAAAACATGCCGAAAAAGCAGAGCGAAAGGGGGAGAATAAGAGCCGAAATTCTTAAGTCTATAGATGTTTTCGCCCCCTTCGAAATTCACTTGGCTAACGAAAAGGAGTTTGAGTGGTATCGGAGGTTTGTGAAGAATTTCGTTAAAGTTTAG
- a CDS encoding HEPN domain-containing protein, which translates to MSLEEIEILKERAEKFLKNGEELLKSGVYDLAAFNIQQFVELYLKYKLFLLAGDYPKTHSIKKLLKEIGKTAGKYEEVRKFMVENIDGISNLENAYITSRYIPTEFEKEEVENMLKLAKKIRELVDAI; encoded by the coding sequence ATGAGTCTTGAAGAAATAGAAATCTTAAAAGAGAGAGCTGAAAAGTTTCTGAAAAACGGAGAAGAGCTTCTCAAAAGTGGCGTTTACGACCTTGCCGCTTTTAACATTCAGCAGTTTGTCGAGCTTTACCTAAAATACAAGCTGTTCCTTCTCGCCGGAGATTATCCAAAAACCCATTCCATAAAAAAGCTTTTGAAGGAAATAGGGAAAACCGCTGGGAAGTATGAGGAAGTCAGAAAGTTCATGGTTGAAAACATAGACGGAATATCGAATTTGGAGAACGCATACATTACCTCGAGGTACATCCCAACTGAATTTGAAAAGGAGGAAGTTGAAAACATGCTTAAACTGGCTAAAAAGATTAGAGAGTTGGTTGATGCGATATGA